A portion of the Oncorhynchus clarkii lewisi isolate Uvic-CL-2024 chromosome 27, UVic_Ocla_1.0, whole genome shotgun sequence genome contains these proteins:
- the LOC139385985 gene encoding potassium voltage-gated channel subfamily E member 4-like, with amino-acid sequence MFHRSVARKLFIPPQTPLRMEKSHNFTTHQVLPLLRANDASQTDKSNGNAYVYIFIVISFYGVFLVGIMLGYVRSKRREKRRSNVFTRLVHEEEQREWGALKKKHSITMTSFQVSLPFSAGSQDVNEGRVLSSPLACALFSIEQTSVSSLCSSADARFAIEEESDSGTAEGPDETLKGSSTDNSDDSAEIQILGEEL; translated from the exons ATGTTCCACCGTTCTGTTGCTCG GAAACTTTTCATTCCACCTCAAACTCCACTGAGGATGGAGAAGTCACACAACTTCACAACGCACCAAGTTCTTCCCCTGCTGAGGGCTAATGATGCTTCCCAAACCGACAAAAGCAATGGCAACGCATACGTGTACATTTTCATAGTGATCTCCTTCTATGGAGTCTTCCTCGTTGGTATAATGCTGGGCTATGTTCGCTCCAAAAGGCGGGAGAAGAGAAGATCGAACGTTTTTACGCGCCTGGTGCACGAGGAGGAGCAGCGGGAATGGGGCGCGCTGAAAAAGAAGCACAGCATCACCATGACCTCCTTCCAGGTATCGCTTCCCTTCTCCGCGGGGAGCCAGGATGTCAATGAAGGAAGGGTCCTGAGCTCCCCTCTGGCCTGCGCCCTGTTCTCCATTGAACAAACCAGTGTCAGTTCACTGTGCTCCTCCGCCGACGCGCGCTTTGCCATCGAGGAGGAGTCGGACAGCGGGACCGCGGAGGGACCGGACGAGACCCTGAAGGGCAGTTCTACTGACAACAGCGACGACTCCGCAGAGATACAGATACTCGGAGAGGAACTGTGA